A window of the Pseudoliparis swirei isolate HS2019 ecotype Mariana Trench chromosome 13, NWPU_hadal_v1, whole genome shotgun sequence genome harbors these coding sequences:
- the atxn7l3b gene encoding ataxin-7-like protein 3, which yields MEEVSMSSLDNSKLEGLAQDILSDLLEDACLGLCFEVHRAVKQGYFFLDDTDQESMRDFEIVDQPGLDVFGQVYNQWKNKECVCPNCNRSIAASRFAPHLEKCLGMGRNSSRIANRRIVTGNNANNKSESDQEDNDDVNDNDWSYGAEKKAKKRKSDKNPNSPRRSKSFKHKSSMMGPRHRMDNQESPRMLMKDEAFPQ from the exons ATGGAGGAGGTTTCAATGTCCAGCCTGGACAACAGCAAGCTGGAG GGCCTAGCTCAGGACATCCTGTCTGACCTGCTGGAGGATGCATGCCTGGGTCTTTGCTTCGAGGTCCACCGGGCCGTCAAGCAGGGCTATTTTTTCCTGGATGACACGGACCAAGAAAGCATGAGGGACTTTG AAATCGTGGACCAGCCAGGATTGGACGTGTTCGGCCAGGTGTACAACCAGTGGaagaacaaagagtgtgtatgtCCCAACTGCAACCGGAGCATCGCTGCCTCACGCTTCGCCCCGCATCTGGAGAAATGCCTGGGGATGGGACGCAACAGCAGCCGGATCGCCAACCGCAG AATAGTCACCGGTAACAATGCCAACAACAAGTCAGAGAGCGACCAAGAGGATAACGACGACGTCAACGATAACGACTGGTCTTACGGCGCGGAAAAGAAAG ccaagaaaagaaaatctgacAAG AATCCAAACTCACCCCGAAGATCTAAATCATTCAAGCATAAGAGCA GCATGATGGGGCCGAGACACCGCATGGACAACCAAGAGAGCCCTCGCATGCTGATGAAAGATGAGGCATTCCCTCAGTAA